The genomic region GTAATCAGCAATTGGCTACCAGACATCCGGGCGTAGCGTTCGGCAATCCCAACCACATCTGGAGCCGGCTGCAGCGATTTAGGCGCCACGATATTGACGTTAATGCCTAGCATGGCCCCGGTCACTAGCAAAGAATTGGCCATGTTGTTGCGGCCATCACCAACAAAGGCCAAGGTAACCTGGTTGTCAATCTTGCCAAATTCTTCCTGGATAGTTAAGAAATCGGCAATCATCTGGGTTGGGTGCCACTGGTCGGACAGGCCATTCCAGACTGGAATCCGGTGACCTTCGTTGTTCACGGCATTAGCCGCCATCGATTCCATGTCATCCTGGGAGTAGCCCCGGTACTCAATGGCATCGGCCATGCCGGCAAAGACGTGGGCCGTATCGGCCACTGACTCTTTTTGACCAAACTGGCTGGCACTAGGATCAATGTAAACCGTGTTGGCCCCCAGCTCATCACCACCAATTTCAAAGGAAAGCCGGGTCCTAGTCGAGGTCTTAGCAAAGAGCAGGATTAAGTTCTTGTCGTGGAGGTACTTG from Leuconostocaceae bacterium ESL0723 harbors:
- the argF gene encoding ornithine carbamoyltransferase — encoded protein: MVSKAAVAALQGRSYLKEVDFSPTELKTLVDLAAELKAAKKASGKVPKYLHDKNLILLFAKTSTRTRLSFEIGGDELGANTVYIDPSASQFGQKESVADTAHVFAGMADAIEYRGYSQDDMESMAANAVNNEGHRIPVWNGLSDQWHPTQMIADFLTIQEEFGKIDNQVTLAFVGDGRNNMANSLLVTGAMLGINVNIVAPKSLQPAPDVVGIAERYARMSGSQLLITDDVAAGVADANVIYSDVFVSMGEHNWAERLQLLKPYQVNQEVLKLSKHYGKDLITLHCLPAFHDLKTTVAQELHEKYPDLVGTDGIEVTNQVFNGPQARHFVEAENRKHAIMAIMVATLGDLSLMA